The Victivallis sp. Marseille-Q1083 DNA window AATCCGCTGGACAAACCGATGAAAAAGTCGGCGTCTTTGATCAGATTGACCCGTTCCTGCAACGGCAGCGCCCCGGTGAAATCCTCGGCGCCATAGGGGATGAAGTTGTAATGGATGCCGTTGCCGTGCACCGCTTCCTTGTCGATGCACAACACCCGGTAACCGTTTGCTTTCAGAAACTTCACCACTTCCATCCAGCCATGCGGATTGTTCCAGTATTTCGCCTGGCTGGAGGATTGGGCAGCGATGCAGACATAAGGCTCGGCAATCCGGCGCGGCGCTGTCAAGTCGAAACGCGGCGGAATATCCGACGGATCGACGTCGAGAATGTATCCGGCAGTACGGTGCAGTCCGATATAACGAAAATCCACCGGCTGGTTGTCGACATTGCCGTGAAAGAACAACCCCATGTAATAGCTGGCATACGGGCGGTACTGCAGCGTTTCGTCCACCGTGATGAACCGGAAATCCGGATACTGATCGCGGACCAGATCGGCAATCCACGGCGTCATCACACAGACGATCCGGCACTGGTGCTTCTGTTGGAAACGCTCGATATAGCTGAACCAGCCGATCGAATCGCCGATCGTGCCGACCGGAAGCTGGATCATCACTTCACGATCCTTCGCGTCGTAATCGTGGACGAAAATCGGCTCCTTTTCGCCTTTGCGGAAAATCTGCAACCGGAAACGGATGAAGAATTTCTTGATGCTGGTAACCAGAGCGCCGGGCACCGTATCGGCATTGTACAATACGATGCCGGTATCCAGGTCCTCGAAGCAGACCCGGTATTCCCGGTCATTGTGCGGAAACGCGATCCGGATGCCGTCATTGAAATCGAAACGGATGCCCTCCACCGCTTCCAGTGTCGGAATTTCCGCAATTTTGCCGTAGGTGGAAGACGGCGGCGGGTTCACCGCCATCCCGGACGTTTCCGGCGACGATTCGGCACTTCGGCTTGAAGACTCCTGTTCCTGCATAAATAATCCGGCTCCTTTCCGGTTCGCTTGATCAATTCAATTTTTCCGCCAGCTGATCGACGACTTTTTCAAACTCTTCGAGCGCCTTTTCAATCGCCTCCGGGGTCGCCAGGTTCACTCCGGCATCGGCCATGATGTCCAGCACATCCTTGGAGTCGCCCGCTTTCAGGAACCCGAAGTAGCGCTCCAATTTTTCCGGATCGCCGCTCAGGATATTCTGCGACAGCTTCAACGCCGCCGACATGCCGGTGGCATATTTGTAAACATAGAAGTTGTAATAAAAATGCGGAATCCGCGCCCACTCCATCGCAATCAATGGATCGGACTTGACCGCGTCGCCGTAATAGAAGTCATTGAGCGCCTTGTATTCCTGCGACAGCCGGTCGGCGCTCAGCGGCACCCCCCTGGCGCTCAATTCGTGCATCAGCAGTTCAAATTCGGCGAACATCGTCTGCCGGTAGATCGTCCCGCGGATCTCGTCGATCAGATGGCAGAGCAGATAAGCCTGAAACTGCCGGTCGGCGGTATCGCGGTACAAATAATGGTGCAGCAGCAATTCGTTGGTCGTCGACGCCACCTCCGCGACAAAAATGCTG harbors:
- a CDS encoding autotransporter strand-loop-strand O-heptosyltransferase, which encodes MAVNPPPSSTYGKIAEIPTLEAVEGIRFDFNDGIRIAFPHNDREYRVCFEDLDTGIVLYNADTVPGALVTSIKKFFIRFRLQIFRKGEKEPIFVHDYDAKDREVMIQLPVGTIGDSIGWFSYIERFQQKHQCRIVCVMTPWIADLVRDQYPDFRFITVDETLQYRPYASYYMGLFFHGNVDNQPVDFRYIGLHRTAGYILDVDPSDIPPRFDLTAPRRIAEPYVCIAAQSSSQAKYWNNPHGWMEVVKFLKANGYRVLCIDKEAVHGNGIHYNFIPYGAEDFTGALPLQERVNLIKDADFFIGLSSGLSWIAWGCGVPVVMISGFTHPTNEFATPYRVINYHTCHSCWNDMRIDFDHYDFLWCPRHKGTARQFECTRLISAFQVISTIRKIPAFQRHIAASGDQVKVPPAPQSACLSPT